Proteins from a single region of Herpetosiphonaceae bacterium:
- a CDS encoding DDE-type integrase/transposase/recombinase: KRPVASQWHVDQAYIKVRGQWRHLYRAIDGSGDTVEFWFSSQRNLNAAKLFLRRALKRHGRPERIVIDGSQTNREALVSCDTTDRLQDTLRRKLKPIQMLRVQSMAK, from the coding sequence AAGCGGCCGGTGGCCAGCCAATGGCATGTCGACCAAGCGTATATCAAAGTCCGAGGCCAGTGGCGGCATCTGTACCGCGCGATCGACGGTAGCGGTGACACCGTTGAATTCTGGTTCAGCAGCCAACGTAACCTCAATGCTGCCAAACTCTTTCTGCGCAGGGCGCTCAAGCGCCACGGCCGTCCCGAGCGGATCGTAATCGACGGCAGCCAGACCAATCGTGAAGCCCTTGTGTCTTGTGATACGACAGACCGGCTTCAGGATACCTTGAGGCGAAAGTTGAAGCCGATCCAAATGCTGAGGGTTCAGTCCATGGCTAAGTAG
- a CDS encoding transposase, with protein MEAAPLCLCRARGASAAEKGGVTRRLKAGWHRGDRLLCLDWTLLRLFPPLRATWALKGTQAVVPITGRNAKRVLFGAIDLRSARRVVLVRNRAAQADAQAFLRALRRQYRCAGWLWLLTDRASAHTAPQTLALATRLRIRFVWLPRQTPELSPMDQLWRDLKRLIAANRQAASIDALAADAADWVLTLTPQQARRKAGMASKHFWLRKLLQNFWRPT; from the coding sequence CTGGAAGCGGCCCCGCTATGTCTATGTCGCGCGCGCGGCGCATCTGCCGCAGAAAAAGGGGGGGTCACCCGACGTCTGAAGGCCGGCTGGCACAGGGGCGATCGGCTGCTGTGCCTCGATTGGACGCTGCTACGGCTGTTTCCACCGCTGCGGGCGACCTGGGCGCTCAAGGGCACTCAGGCGGTTGTGCCGATCACCGGCCGCAATGCCAAGCGGGTGCTGTTCGGGGCGATTGACCTGCGAAGTGCTCGCCGGGTGGTGCTGGTCCGCAATCGCGCCGCTCAGGCCGACGCTCAGGCATTCCTGCGCGCGTTGCGACGCCAGTATCGCTGTGCCGGCTGGCTCTGGCTGCTCACCGACCGGGCCAGCGCCCACACCGCCCCGCAAACCCTGGCACTGGCGACCCGGCTGCGCATTCGCTTCGTATGGTTGCCCCGGCAGACCCCCGAACTGAGCCCAATGGATCAGCTCTGGCGCGACCTCAAGCGTCTGATTGCAGCCAATCGGCAGGCGGCCTCAATCGATGCCCTAGCCGCCGATGCAGCTGATTGGGTTCTGACGTTGACGCCGCAGCAGGCGCGTCGCAAGGCCGGCATGGCATCCAAACACTTCTGGCTCAGAAAGCTGTTGCAGAACTTTTGGCGACCTACTTAG